Part of the Candidatus Paceibacterota bacterium genome, ACAAGTAAGACACATGAGTTTTCGGATGGAATAGACTCATGCACAGCTTCTAGCGGCATTGATTCGTCACCATCAAGACAAAGATACTGGTGTTTATCTCCCACCCAAGAAAGTAATTCTTTGGCGTAATTATCACACCCCTCAGTCACAACCACGGTCAGTGATTGTTTTGCAACACCTAAAGTCATCGCACACTCCTTTGTTAGAAACCAAACTTATACTTAAAAAGAACAAACCATATAACCCTACTCTTAACTCCTAAAAAAGCAAAAGGTCCTGTATACACAGGACCTTTTGACTAAACTTTAAAAATAGTTGATTACCACGCGAAGTGTGCGAAGGCCTTGTTTGCTTCTGCCATCTTGTGAGTGTTTTCACGCTTCTTGATAGCTTCACCTTCGTTCTTGTATGCAGCGATAAGTTCATCAGCAAGCTTCTGGTGCATAGGTGCTCCCTTCTTTGAAGAAGCTGCTTCAATAATCCAACGAATAGCAAGTGCATTTCTTCGGTTCTGTGCAACCTCACGAGGAACCTGGTAGTTAGCACCTCCAACACGTCGTGAACGAACTTCAACAGTTGGTCCTACGTTTCGGAGTGCTTCGTCAAAGACAACAATAGGATCTTCTACCTTTGCCTTTTCTTTGATCACATCAAATGCTTGGTACACGATTTTCTGAGCAACGCTCTTCTTTCCGTTAACCATCACACAGTTAATGAACTTAGCAATCCTGTCCGAATTGAACATTGGATCTGGCTTAACTGGATACTTTCTCTTTATTGGCCTACGCATGAGATTATTAAAAAATTAGATTATTTAGCCTTTGGCTTCTTAGTACCGTACATGCTGCGTACTTTTCGGCGCTTTTCAACTCCCTGAGCATCAAGTACTCCACGGACGATAGTGTATCGAACACCGATATCCTTTACACGTCCACCTCGTAGCATAACTACTGAGTGTTCCTGGAGGTTATGTCCTTCTCCTGGGATATATGCAGTAACTTCCATTCCGTTAGAAAGGCGTACTCGGGCGATCTTTCGGATAGCTGAGTTAGGCTTTTTAGGAGTCTTAGTTGTAACTTTTGTGCACACACCACGCTTAAATGGTGAATTGAAGAATACAGGACGGTTATTTAGGGTATTAAAACCACGAGTAAGCGCAATGGCGCTTGTCTTGCGTCCTGTCTTCTTTCTTGGTCGCTTTATTAGTTGATTTACTGTTGCCATAGATTGGTCGGAGTACTTTAATACATTATGGGTGATAAATCAAGGGGGCCATCAAACGACCAGCCTCAAATAAATAAAAAATAAAGACAAAATAGTTTTTTTATTGCTGAATAAAATAATAAAGGTACGCTTAA contains:
- the rpsG gene encoding 30S ribosomal protein S7, with amino-acid sequence MRRPIKRKYPVKPDPMFNSDRIAKFINCVMVNGKKSVAQKIVYQAFDVIKEKAKVEDPIVVFDEALRNVGPTVEVRSRRVGGANYQVPREVAQNRRNALAIRWIIEAASSKKGAPMHQKLADELIAAYKNEGEAIKKRENTHKMAEANKAFAHFAW
- the rpsL gene encoding 30S ribosomal protein S12, yielding MATVNQLIKRPRKKTGRKTSAIALTRGFNTLNNRPVFFNSPFKRGVCTKVTTKTPKKPNSAIRKIARVRLSNGMEVTAYIPGEGHNLQEHSVVMLRGGRVKDIGVRYTIVRGVLDAQGVEKRRKVRSMYGTKKPKAK